Proteins from one Natrinema salinisoli genomic window:
- a CDS encoding helix-turn-helix transcriptional regulator codes for MISRANGSPLEDIGFLARSDHRVAALDALTERPCSRTDLQELTGVSQSTIRRTLRTFEDRHWVRKDGHQYEATQLGAFVAAGMRDVIDRFETERKLRDVWQWLPIEASGFPIEIGSDAVVTVAEIDDPYRPVNRFVSLLRETNRFRFVGFDLGLLEPCRDELSRRIVDGMETEIIDPPRIASYILSTYPEHCSGPRESDNLTVRLHDDLPPYGVAIFDRRIAISGHDPESGTVRVVIDTGAPEAREWAESMYESYRRDSRPLVPELVAE; via the coding sequence ATGATCTCGAGAGCCAACGGTTCGCCGCTCGAGGACATCGGGTTCCTCGCGCGGTCGGACCACCGCGTGGCTGCGCTCGATGCACTCACCGAGCGCCCCTGTAGCCGAACCGATCTCCAGGAGTTGACCGGCGTTTCCCAGTCGACGATTCGACGGACGCTACGTACGTTCGAAGACCGCCACTGGGTTCGGAAGGACGGCCACCAGTACGAGGCGACGCAATTAGGCGCGTTCGTTGCTGCAGGAATGCGAGACGTGATCGACCGGTTCGAAACGGAACGGAAGCTCCGCGACGTCTGGCAGTGGCTCCCGATCGAGGCGAGCGGATTTCCGATCGAGATCGGTTCCGATGCGGTCGTCACGGTCGCCGAGATCGACGATCCGTACCGCCCGGTGAATCGGTTCGTGTCGCTGCTCCGTGAGACGAACCGATTTCGATTCGTCGGATTCGATCTGGGGCTCCTCGAGCCGTGCAGGGACGAACTCTCCCGTCGAATCGTCGACGGGATGGAGACGGAGATCATCGATCCACCGCGTATTGCCAGCTACATCCTCTCGACCTACCCCGAGCACTGTTCCGGGCCTCGCGAGAGCGACAATCTCACCGTCCGATTGCACGACGATTTGCCGCCGTACGGCGTCGCCATCTTCGATCGACGCATCGCGATCAGCGGACACGATCCCGAGAGCGGGACGGTTCGAGTGGTGATCGATACCGGCGCACCGGAGGCACGCGAGTGGGCGGAATCGATGTACGAGAGCTACCGGCGCGACTCTCGGCCGCTCGTTCCCGAACTGGTCGCCGAATGA
- a CDS encoding 2Fe-2S iron-sulfur cluster-binding protein, giving the protein MSERIPVTVIDGNTETTIEVEPGTVLRDALLEHDFPVYGAVSRHANCGGRGLCSTCTVEVDPAPEPTHWHDAAAVRFGYPRLSCCIEVEDPMTVRLLDKYVWGQVLPDQLSPD; this is encoded by the coding sequence ATGAGCGAGCGAATCCCGGTTACCGTCATCGACGGGAATACTGAAACGACTATCGAGGTCGAACCCGGGACGGTCCTTCGGGACGCGCTGCTCGAGCACGACTTCCCGGTCTACGGAGCGGTGTCGCGCCACGCCAACTGTGGCGGTCGAGGGCTGTGTTCGACCTGCACCGTCGAGGTCGATCCCGCGCCAGAGCCGACCCACTGGCACGACGCCGCTGCCGTCCGGTTCGGTTACCCGCGGCTCTCCTGTTGCATCGAGGTCGAGGACCCGATGACGGTCCGGCTTCTGGACAAGTACGTCTGGGGACAGGTGCTTCCGGACCAGTTGTCTCCGGACTGA